GGAACAGCCTCAACGAGGCCGACTTCCAGTCCGGAGAGGACAGCCTCATTGCCAATGAGGTGCGTCACTGACACTGCCTGAGATTCGGAGAGACTACCGTGGGTACTGAATatgtgaagaagaagaagaaaagaaaaaaaagctacGGACTATACCAACCGCTCTGAAAGGTATCTCTACTCAAAGGCCACCAGAGAGGTACTCGACACTAATACACAGGATCACTTCTTTCATATGGATTACTGCAAAAGCTACTAAAGGATTCTTCCACCTGCTTCACTACCACAACTGCTGGCTTCACCTGGAACTTCAGAAGTCCACAGAGTTGGCAAAACAAGGACATCGACTTCCATTCTGTTCAGACTTACTTCTCTTCTAACACTCAAGCATCGCACAGAGACCCAAACAGTCAGAAATACACTGAAGAGATGCACAAATGGGGAgtgaactgttttttttttttttttttttgccttgcCATGCAGGGGGGGACTAGCTTTGTGTCTATATTTCCCTAACACTATTGCACTTGAAGGAGAATGTTTTGTCTCCGTGCCCTACACTGGTGGGGTGCTGTGGCATGCGTTTTTACCCCTCGCACCAACCTGAGTCTGGTGTGCGAGAGTTTCAGTGTGGTCAGGCGTGCCTCGAACTTCAGAGGGTGGAGGGCTTTCCCCACAATCCGTTGGCTCCACCGCCCATCGTCAACACGCGAAGCTGGGGTCGGATAAGTAGCTtgtgagagagaacgagagctgGAGGCAAGTTGCGTGCTACGTTTGACCTGCGCTCTGCACATCTGAGGGCTTCTCTTTGAAGCCGGTGAAGACCACACTCTGCTACTAACACTCCtaacttgtttttttttgttgtttttttttccgcTTGTGTTTAGATTGGGAAACATTTTTGGACATTGTACAGCTACAGAACTCTGGATTTGTAAAATagcaaaaaaaaatcttttctttttttttatggtatttatttttttccggCATGATATCTTAAGTTCTAAAAATCTTTTTGGGGGAATGAATTGTGTTCTACCCTTAAAACTGTGGATGAAGATTGTTCCCTGTACCTCATTTTACCAGTCCCTTGTCTGGCCCTCATCGGGGCCTCTGTTGGACTGTTGCTACTGCTGGAGTCCAGACGTGTGAAGAGTGCCCTGGTGCACCCTCGCCTCCACCGGGACTTACAGGGACAGCGCTCCAACATGGAAGCAGGGCCTGGCCTCCTGGCCTGTGAGACcaggcctctcctcccctggaaGCAGgcactgctctgctctggctGCTGTCTCTGCCTCTAGGCCCGGAATCTGCACTCATCCACCTAGGTTCTCCAACAGgcctctttattttattttttatgtttacGTCGCTGTCAAGGTTTTCACTGTCGGTTAGAATATTGTCATACGTGGTTCCTCTTAGGACGAGCAGATGCCACATCTAGAGTTTTAGAGAGAACAGGTTGTGTATTCGATCTGCATAGCTTCACCAAATGATAATGACGAGACACATAATCATGTAGcatatgttttaaatgtttaagCGATCATTGTTACGTTACCCCCCCAGTTACCATGTCTCACACCGTCTTTGCCATTGGCCACTATGTCAATATATAAGGTATTGTGGTTCCATTGAAAGGAGTCATTGACAGGAGTCTTGCAACTTACCCCATTGATTAGGTGCTAATACTTTCATTGTCGGAAAAAACACAGTTGAGTTCTGATAATTTGATGATAGCCAAATGGATACTAATTATATGcttcttatttttttttaatctcaaATTATATTGGAACATTCAGTTGTCATTTTAAGTTCTACATTTCATTTTCAGAACCAGCAACAAGCTATGTTTCTTTTCTAGTCATGCCTCTGGCAGATAACACATGCTCATTGTCATTTTGATGTTTTCCTTCCAGTCAAGTCTTGGATCCACCTCATGGTTTAAAGAATAACCATGTTTCTCTGCACTAATTTGGGTTGCGGCTTAAACATATTAACTTGCTTTTTACTTTGATATATCCTGTAATGCTATGTCCAGGAACAATAAGCCTAGACCAAGTAACATACTCTAGTGCAATGTATTTTCTGTAGAACAATGACTCACTCAGGTTTTACCTTTAGTTTTTAAGGCATTAGGTTTTTTTTCACTAGTTCAGTGTCTTTTTCTCTAGTTCAGTGTCTTTTTCATAATCTTCAACAAAGATAGTTCAATGAGCTTATTGAACACAGACATGGATGTTTTAATAGACGGAAGCGCAATGGTCAGAGAAGAAAGTTGCCAGTCTTGTTCTGATTGTGGGTCATAAAAAGAATGATCTGTTGTGTAGCTACTCGGTGAACAAATTTGAGCAACACTAATGTCATGTTCACTTAAATGTATGCTATCAATAACACATACTAATACTCCATGATATGCCCATTCGTATAGGCACCCATTGTAAGCTTCGATATGATATTACACCACCAATGGCAAACTGTTTGGGGACATCTGAATCTGGACTATTCTTCATCACGACAAGGGGATTTTATGAGCTTTCTTCAAATGttttataataatgtattcattaagCAGATGTCTATCCAAAGCAACGCACAGGCGGAATGTGAACCTGCGAGcctttgatctgcagtcaaaggcCTTTGACCACTGAGCTATGCCCATCCACATGCTTTGTTCTGTTATGTCTAAAACATATGAAAAATTATTTGAAAACCTGTTCCTTGTTATCTCTACTGACTGACTAGAATGGATGTCTTGCTCTGAAGGAGAATTGTAACATTTGTAAACTCATGATTACATTTGTTAACCACTCAACCATTGTTGAATCAATGGCAATGTTTTTCCCCTCAGAAGCAAAAACACTGTTGTTCATTTCTGATAGAAACATTTACAAAGATGTAAGAAAAATTATCCTAAGGAGTTCAATGTTCTGTAGAAGCCACTActgattatttttttatttttgcatCGGTCCCTTAGCTGCCTGTGCCTACAGTGTTGTGACGTTATTTACCAGAATGAAGCATATTTTAATTATTCTGGTAAAAAATAAAGTCTAGATTAGATATGTTATTACTTCATCTGTGACTCAACATTTTTTGGTTTCTCACAGGAACGTATTGTCTGGTCTGTAGATTTTGTTTGTAAATCAGGAACTCCATCTGTAGGGCTGAGACTGGATCCCAGTTCATTTGTACAGTTCACTCAACAGGGGAACACCAATATGTTCAGAACAGTTTTAAACGTGAATGTCTCTTTTTTGCTTTgccttccccttttttgctaGACTGCTTAGGAATAACAGTGACAGATCTCATTATGGTAGTTTTTGGCTTGACAATGTCTCattctctcctgttcctctcaaaGGGCTGTCTGTACAACAGATTTATCTGTACATTTCCACCAGTTCCTTGATCAATTAAATCTGTATTTAATCAATCTCTCTTTGAGTATTTGCCACAGAATTGTGATCAAGCAAAGTCGGTTCCTTACAGTGAGTATTTCTTACGACTCATTTCGTTCAAGTCGAGCAGGTAGGAAGCTTTGAGgacagcaaaaaaacaaaacgtttTTAGACATGTTGCTGTTTTCACAATCGACGCGCAGACTCGTGATACTCATGCGTTTCTGGCAGCTCTCCCATATTCTTCAGTTCGCCAAGAAGCACCGCACCGGATGTACTTCCAACCGGCTGTGTACCTACCAAGGAGTTTGTACTACAAAGGAGGGGAGGCGTTCTCTCTTCATAAAGCAAGAAGCCGCTGACGACATGTTAATGCATGGTCTATAGGTACAAAGACACCTTATTGGAATAAAAAATCCTCTCTAAACTGCATGAGTTGCCAGAGATATTTCGACGAATTGAGCGGTCTTGAAGGCACCAAGCCGCACTCGTTCCTAGATTTGTGATAGTGACGTGGAAATGTTCAATCGAAGAGCAGGTACGGGTTACAGGAATGACAAGTTCGCCACCTGTTCTCGAGAGGGGCTTTTATTCGAAGTGTGACAGCTCACATGAAAATGGTAAATGATCCGATTCAAAATAACAATTAGAAGCAACGTAGGACTTTAACCATGGAAGGCGGAATCACGATTGTTTTGATATCCGTTGCTATGTTTTTCGGATGTTTTTTACTAGGATTGATTCCGCTTTTAATCAAACTTTCTGAGGTAAGGGATTTTTCACGGTCTTCTCTTATAGCCTTGCTCCATGGCAACTTATTGATAATAATCGTATTTCTAATAATGTATGATATTCGTTGAATGTTATCCTGCTTCATTATGTTAACCTACAGCATAGGGTCAGCCAGCGTTGTTTGTTCACCCCAATTACGAAAAACATAGCTAATGCTACCAGTGCAATGATAATGTCTGCATTATTTTAAGGTTCGATTGTGTAAGTTGTATTCACTTTGAATTCATATTCAAATAAATACGTCCCTAAATGCGTCCCTAAATACGTCCCTAAATGCGTATTAGTAGCCTAAATGACAATGATGCACATGAAAATACTCGTTTTCGACTGTGTCATTTAGTTGTTGTCTCTCATGCAGCAAAAGCTGCATTTTGTCACAGTATTGGGGGCAGGACTTCTGTGTGGCACAGCATTGGCCATCATTATTCCCGAGGGCGTGGAGTTGCTGGAGGAGTCATGGAGAGGTAAACTGCGCCCCGGGCCAGCAAAACAGGTTTTTGTTTGTCTGAGCATATACTCACTGTTTAAACCGTATGCTGATGTGCTCCAAAGCATAAATGCATGAGCACTTGGGTTGTCTTGCCAACTGTTCATTATGTTGTTGAGGTATGGAAATGTAGATTTGCTTTGAATGGGGCTATCAAAGGACTGAGCAATCCTTACACATTCAGCTCCTTgaacctgtcctccctcccgaCTTTGTGATATATGTCTGTGTTCCACTGCACAACCAACGTATatggggtgagggttggtgaTAATAAACCATTTCTTTCTCCAGGGCCTTCCTGCTCTCTTGCATTagccaacaacaacagcaaccccAAGGGCCTGGAACCACTCCCAGTCAAGGGGCCCCCAGCGCGCTTCTTCATTGGCCTGTCTTTAGTGGTCGGCTTCACCCTTATGTTTGTGATTGACCAAATTGGCAGCTACTGCTCTATACATGGTAAATAACTTCTTATAGATCTTCATATCTGATTCATTCAACAGTAGGCTTTTCTGGCTCCTTGAAATTGTTGTTGTTCCTGTTCTATTCACCATGTCTGTTCTCATCTTAGACCCACAGACCGGCATGTCCAATAGCACCAGTGTAACGGCCACACTGGGGCTGGTTATGCATGCGGCAGGTACAGTGCTTCGCTGTCACACCAACTGAACATACAATTGAAGTCAGTGTGCTGGATAAATGTGTTAGAATGCACACATAGAGCATAAGATGTGTCTGAAACGTTTGACTGAAGTTAGAGCCAGGCCAAGCACGGAATATTTCTCATACAGTCTTTGAGCAGTTGTGAACTTACTCATGTGATGTATCTTGTGACTGCCCAGCCATTTACCCTGTTCACAAGGGTTCTTTGTGGAACTTTTAGAAAGAAGTGTCAATTTCGCGGCTGTTCTTCAAAGCTGATAAAGAAATGGTCATAACCTTATCTCAccaagtgtatgtgtgagaaaaaCCGTATCATTAAAGTGCATGTAGTACTGTGACGTTTAAATGTGTGCcctgtttctcttttcttctgtagCTGACGGTGTAGCACTCGGTGCTGCCGTTGCGTCCTCTGAAGTAACGGTTCAGGTTGTCGTATTTCTGGCTGTGATTCTTCACAAGGTAGGATTCTCATGGTTCAGCTAACTGCCatgtcagggtatcaactaTACACACTTAAAGATGGCCGTCTTTTCCGGTTCATTGTTCTTTCAAACAAGCCTTGGTTTCACCTCACGCCTACTCTCTGTCCCTTGCTGTTATGTCTCAGGCTCCTGCAGCATTTGGCTTGGTCTCCTTTTTGATGCACGCAGGCTTAGAGAAAAAACAGATCCAAAAGCATCTGCTAGCTTTCTCAGCTGCAGCACCTGTGCTCGCCATCAGCACTTACTTCATATTGACTGCGGTAAGACATGTAGTCATTATTAGAAGTGGTCGTTCAATACTGCATGCTTCTGACCTGTTGTGAGGTTGTGCTGCATATGTGGCTGCACATAATGCCGTAAATGTGATTGTTCTACAGACCGGAGGGTCGTCACGGCACCATCTTAGCGCCACGGGGATTGGAATGCTCTTCTCTGCTGGGACATTTCTGTATGTGGCCACGGTACACGTCCTCCCAGAGGTcagcagcagggggcagcagcgCGGCCCTCACCACACCAGGACAGGATCCTACCAGCACGGGGGTGGGCTGGGGGTCATGGAGAGCCTCACCCTCATCCTGGGAGCTGGGCTCCCTGTTTTACTGGCCCTGGGGCTTAATGATGACTGATATTTACACAAAGCAAAACTGACCTTGCACACCGAGTGCAGTATTTGTTTTAAGAGTCTTATGTATTTGATGCAGTATTAGCGTGAATATGAAGTGTAGGAATGAGAAACGGTTATCTGCAAGGTCCTCTTGATCAATCATATTTTATATATTGCCTGAGCTTGGCTGTAGCCTGGATGAGAGAGAACATGACCTTGAATGTGCAATACATGGAATCACAATTCTTATAGCTGCTTACTGACAAATGGAGGGCTCATAACTGAACTAACGTTTTGTATTAATTAGCTGAAAATTTGGgagtttttataatattttagcTGCACTGTTGCCCTGAACATGATATTCTGTTTAGAGATATGCTTAAGATATCCCACAAAGTAATATGAAATGATATTGACATGAGCAATAATTGGATAGCAAATAAGTCAAATAAGGCAGAACATTTaccttgtatttttttgtatttgtttatttaatgTACTGAACAGTACTGTAATTGGCAATACTGAAAGCAAGTGAACTGAGAAATCTTACACCAAATATGACAATACACTCAAATTTCCACCTCGGTTAAAGAATATGTCAGTAGGTTAGATTAATGGCACGTTCAGAGATGATCGCTGTTTTGAACATATCCATTCTAACCTGATTTGTTCCCTTATTAATGTCTGTGACATCATTGTGGAGGTCAGTGTATCAACAAAGACCTCATTATGTGGTACTTTTTGGCATAAAATGTAAATGGATTGATCTTGCATtggagcttaacccttgtgctgccttcgggtcacatgacccaaaggttcataacgaaccatcgttgtgtttacccaattttacccacccaattttacccaatacaaaaacaaatacaaataattttcttttaacctttgcaatgtgggggggtctgagacagcccaacg
This DNA window, taken from Osmerus eperlanus chromosome 6, fOsmEpe2.1, whole genome shotgun sequence, encodes the following:
- the LOC134022281 gene encoding zinc transporter ZIP9 gives rise to the protein MEGGITIVLISVAMFFGCFLLGLIPLLIKLSEQKLHFVTVLGAGLLCGTALAIIIPEGVELLEESWRGPSCSLALANNNSNPKGLEPLPVKGPPARFFIGLSLVVGFTLMFVIDQIGSYCSIHDPQTGMSNSTSVTATLGLVMHAAADGVALGAAVASSEVTVQVVVFLAVILHKAPAAFGLVSFLMHAGLEKKQIQKHLLAFSAAAPVLAISTYFILTATGGSSRHHLSATGIGMLFSAGTFLYVATVHVLPEVSSRGQQRGPHHTRTGSYQHGGGLGVMESLTLILGAGLPVLLALGLNDD